The genomic region TGGCCACTTACCCAAGCGATGGATCGGGTCGGACAAACACCGGATGGAGGCGTACCGCCGTCTGAGTCGAGCCGGGTCGCTCGTGATGTTTGACGAAGTGGTCGAAGGTCTGACGCAGGCCTATGGCGAACCTCCCGAGCAGGCCGGTCGTCTGATTGAGTTGACTGAGATACGAGTCGCCGCGAGCCACCATGGCATCCAGAAGATCAAGCTCGAAGGCCCAGACCTGATTTTCACATCAGACAAGCCTGATTCGCTGCTGCCGCTATTTGATAGCGCTCCGGGCCGTGTCAGCCTGATCGATGCTCAGACGCTCTACTATCGCCCGCCTGAGAGCTACACGGTCGAACTCGGCACGCTCCTGGCGGTTCTGCGCAAGCTCATGGTCAGGCCGCTGCGGGCCGAGCAGCCCAAGCCGGTTGGCGTCAAAGCGGGTTAGATAGATAAATCGGGTGGAGGTATTGAGTCGCCATGGACGATATTGTTCGCATATTCTAAACCTGCCCCGTGACCCGCATGGCGGAAGAGAGTAAGTTGAGTAGCTTCAGAAAAGAGTTGGTGGACCTGATATCGAGAGATTTACTCACGATGGAGAAGAGCCGGGCGGTTACGCCGGTTGGGATAATCAAAGCCTTGGTTCTGCCGCTGGTCTTGGCCGGGGCTGTTTCTCATGCGCATGGGCAGGTCTCTACGCTGGTTGACAACGGGCCATCGGCGAACCGCGTGGACATCGTTTTCATGGGCGATGGCTACACGGCGGGTGACGACATCAATGTTCTCTATCCACAGCACATCCAGTCGTTCCTCGACTACACGTTTGGTGGGAGTCAGGACCCTTTTCCGCGTTACCAAAACTTTTTCAACGTCCACCGTATCGATGTCGTGAGCAACGAGGCGGGTGCCGACATTCCTCCTGATGGTGTCTTTGTCGATACCGCTCTGGACTCGAAGTATTACCACGATGGGACCACCGAACGGCTCCTCTATGTCAGTAACTTCAAGGCGGGGCAGACGCTGAACAACGCGTTGTCGGGAACCGACATCACCGCTGAGATGCGCGTGATCACGGTTAACAGCGACAAGTATGGTGGCGGTGGCGGCTCTTATGCGGTTTATGCGGGCGGGAACGGCCTCCACGAGATCGGGCATCAGTTCGCCCGTCTTGCGGATGAGTACGTCTCGTTCAACACCCCCTACACCGGTTCCGAGCCGTCTGAAGCCAACGTGACACGAAATCCGAATGGCAAATGGGGCGTCTGGCTCGGATACAACGACCCCGATCACCCCGAGATCGGACCGATCGGCGTTTACGAGGGCGGGCGCTACTACGAGACTGACATTTTCAGGCCGTCGCAGAACTCAAAGATGCGCTCGCTCAACCGGGCGTTTGATGCCGTGTCTCGCGAGCAGATCATCCGGAAAATCTATGAACTGGTCGATCCCATCGACGTGCACACGCCGACCCTCACCACGTTGCTTAACAGTGGGCCTCTTTTAGTCGAGGTGATCGATCCTGCCGTCATCGACCTGCGCTGGTCGGTCGATGATGTTTTCATTGATACCGCTGACGACGACAATAGTTTCGACCCCCGAATGTTCGGCTACGCCTTTGGCACCTACGAGGTCCGTGCTCTTGCCGAGGACAACACGCCATGGGTCCGAACGCCATCGATCAAAGCGATGGTCTCCGAAGAAGTGGTTTGGGAAATAAACATCACCGGGCCAGCGATCGACCTTGACGGCAGCGGGTCGCTCACGCCCGACGATGTGGCGCTTGCCTTCACCTTTCTTGATGCCGGTGAGGGCTTCGACCTGGACGGGTCAGGCACCGGGGACCAGGCGGACATCGACTACCTGATCGGCACGATGATCGGGACTGCCTACGGCGACGCCAACCTTGACCTTCAGGTCGATATCGAAGACCTGAGCGTCCTTGCAGGCGGGTTCGGGCTGACAGGCCAGATCTGGAGTGGGGGCGATTTTGACGGGAACGGCTTAGTCGATCTCACGGACCTCTCTCTGCTGGCGGGCAACTGGGGCTTTGTTGCCTCGTCCGTGCCCGAGCCGGTCACCGCAGTCGGCTCGCTGGTGTGGGCTGTCTGGCTGCGTCGCCGCGGTCAGCTTTCTTAGTCGACTCCGTTAGCATGACCTCATGCTTCATGTGGCGATCTACCGTCCCGTCATTCCTCAGAACACCGGAGCGATCGCGCGTCAGTGTGTCGGCATGAATGCTCATCTGCATCTGATTGGGCCGCTGGGCTTTGAGATCAGTGACCATGCGGTGAAACGTGCCGGACTCGACTACTGGCCGTATCTCAACCTCACTACGTATGACGATGATCAGGGATTCTTCTCTTGGCTCGGTGAACGCCGGGTCTGGCTGATTACCAAGTTCGCTGGCCGCCGATTCGATCAGGCTGACTATGCCGATGAAGACGTTTTG from Phycisphaeraceae bacterium harbors:
- a CDS encoding M64 family metallopeptidase: MAEESKLSSFRKELVDLISRDLLTMEKSRAVTPVGIIKALVLPLVLAGAVSHAHGQVSTLVDNGPSANRVDIVFMGDGYTAGDDINVLYPQHIQSFLDYTFGGSQDPFPRYQNFFNVHRIDVVSNEAGADIPPDGVFVDTALDSKYYHDGTTERLLYVSNFKAGQTLNNALSGTDITAEMRVITVNSDKYGGGGGSYAVYAGGNGLHEIGHQFARLADEYVSFNTPYTGSEPSEANVTRNPNGKWGVWLGYNDPDHPEIGPIGVYEGGRYYETDIFRPSQNSKMRSLNRAFDAVSREQIIRKIYELVDPIDVHTPTLTTLLNSGPLLVEVIDPAVIDLRWSVDDVFIDTADDDNSFDPRMFGYAFGTYEVRALAEDNTPWVRTPSIKAMVSEEVVWEINITGPAIDLDGSGSLTPDDVALAFTFLDAGEGFDLDGSGTGDQADIDYLIGTMIGTAYGDANLDLQVDIEDLSVLAGGFGLTGQIWSGGDFDGNGLVDLTDLSLLAGNWGFVASSVPEPVTAVGSLVWAVWLRRRGQLS
- a CDS encoding tRNA (cytidine(34)-2'-O)-methyltransferase, which codes for MLHVAIYRPVIPQNTGAIARQCVGMNAHLHLIGPLGFEISDHAVKRAGLDYWPYLNLTTYDDDQGFFSWLGERRVWLITKFAGRRFDQADYADEDVLMVGNENHGVPESIHERFAETRVSIPMPGTSQGNVRSYNVSNALAIVLATAVVRVDPDLPASS